One stretch of Micromonospora echinospora DNA includes these proteins:
- a CDS encoding replication-relaxation family protein encodes MPDHVLRVQSVLTTRDHLLLEWLTDHGVFTTPQLAHALFPSLDFAQHRLARLTALRVIDRFRPFRPDGGSFPFHYVIDQLGAEVVAAQRDQPPPRPGHAKTNRRRWTAARTLNHRLGVNAFFTDLAGHARTHPAHALTRWWPESRCAQTGAFARPGDPVALHALAAPIRPDGHGIWTTHGAQLPFFLEYDTGTEPLTELMRKLIGYTQLAAAGGPRWPVLFWLHSATRAHHLHQHLTTTPLTVPVATASRDHATHTRHSPAGPIWQLHGHPGPLTLADLATTSNPPTTHKPPS; translated from the coding sequence GTGCCTGACCACGTCCTGCGCGTGCAGTCCGTCCTCACCACCCGCGACCATCTCCTCCTCGAATGGCTCACCGACCACGGCGTGTTCACCACACCGCAGCTCGCCCACGCCCTGTTCCCGTCCCTGGACTTCGCCCAACACCGACTCGCCCGACTCACCGCGCTACGGGTCATCGACCGGTTCCGGCCCTTCCGCCCCGACGGCGGATCGTTCCCCTTCCACTACGTCATCGACCAACTCGGCGCGGAAGTCGTCGCCGCCCAACGCGACCAACCCCCACCCCGCCCCGGCCACGCCAAAACGAACCGGCGGCGGTGGACCGCCGCCCGCACCCTCAACCACCGACTCGGCGTCAACGCCTTCTTCACCGACCTCGCCGGCCACGCCCGCACCCACCCAGCACACGCCCTCACCCGCTGGTGGCCCGAGTCCCGCTGCGCACAAACCGGCGCGTTCGCCCGACCAGGCGACCCCGTGGCCCTGCACGCCCTGGCCGCCCCGATCCGCCCCGACGGCCACGGCATCTGGACCACCCACGGCGCACAGCTGCCGTTCTTCCTCGAATACGACACCGGCACCGAACCCCTGACCGAACTGATGCGCAAACTCATCGGCTACACACAACTCGCCGCCGCCGGCGGCCCCCGCTGGCCGGTGCTGTTCTGGCTCCACTCCGCCACCCGCGCCCACCACCTCCACCAACACCTCACCACCACCCCCCTCACCGTTCCCGTAGCCACCGCCAGCCGCGACCACGCCACCCACACTCGCCACAGCCCCGCCGGACCAATCTGGCAACTCCACGGCCACCCCGGCCCACTCACCCTCGCAGACCTCGCCACCACCTCCAACCCGCCCACCACCCACAAGCCACCGAGCTGA
- a CDS encoding DNA-binding protein, translating into MSEHTPQHHNPHPDPTVDTGPPAGVDPTPTDLVAGDPPIPIMRSARRTRRPAPATNLGSDAAACTWTTERILALGATTDLATAAAILGISRSAAYKLAARDAFPVPLFRAGAYYRVPTAPILRKLHLESPPVPTSGDTGGAGADGDGGYSGGDRDTTGCRPTS; encoded by the coding sequence ATGAGCGAGCACACGCCGCAGCACCACAACCCGCATCCCGATCCCACCGTCGACACCGGCCCGCCGGCCGGGGTCGATCCGACACCGACCGACCTGGTCGCCGGCGACCCGCCGATACCGATCATGCGATCAGCACGACGAACCCGCAGGCCCGCCCCCGCCACCAACTTAGGGAGCGACGCCGCAGCTTGTACGTGGACCACGGAGCGCATCCTGGCGCTCGGGGCGACCACGGACCTCGCCACCGCCGCCGCCATCCTCGGCATCTCCCGCTCGGCGGCCTACAAACTGGCCGCCCGCGACGCCTTCCCGGTGCCCCTGTTCCGGGCCGGCGCCTACTACCGCGTGCCGACCGCCCCGATCCTGCGGAAACTGCACCTCGAGTCCCCGCCGGTACCGACATCTGGTGACACCGGCGGGGCGGGTGCCGACGGGGACGGCGGGTATTCGGGCGGGGACAGGGACACCACGGGCTGCAGGCCTACGTCTTGA
- a CDS encoding tyrosine-type recombinase/integrase produces the protein MPDGSIFKRCGCRHPDTGKPFGNACPKLRRPNRAWSSEHGHWAYQLELPATGDGRRRQLRRAGLDSRRDAAAELDHARTLLALAGHDRRRRTEIADLLQTTVRAGGVLPDIDGVRQRLRGDGPLGQMPTVAEYLTQWLSDLTIDANTIRGYESIVRVHLIPHLGQIPLDKLRTGHVRAMFTAIERRNEEISAAKASTDPLVRATVAGVRPTGPSTRQRIRACLRKAINDALADELIVGSNPAALVKTPANRPLPIVWEDERVQRWKATGKVPGPVMVWTDTQIVQFLDYAAEHASDLYPMWHYMAYRGPRRGEACGLRDSEVRLHRRETTINNQIATHGYTAVQKPPKSRAGNRDLVLDAETVKVLTAYNARRTAWQLAAGSRWPDTGLFFVRPDGRPWHPNAVTQRFRRLVRKAGLPPIRLHDLRHSAATVALDAGVDIKVLAEQLGHSTTTLTRDTYQSVTKELHRSAADAVANTIDRRRPKTA, from the coding sequence ATGCCAGATGGAAGCATCTTCAAACGCTGCGGCTGCCGCCACCCCGACACCGGCAAGCCCTTCGGCAACGCCTGCCCGAAACTACGCCGCCCGAATCGGGCCTGGAGTTCCGAGCATGGCCACTGGGCCTATCAACTCGAACTCCCCGCCACCGGCGACGGCCGCCGCCGGCAGCTGCGCCGCGCGGGGCTGGACAGCCGACGCGACGCCGCCGCCGAACTCGACCACGCCCGTACGCTCCTCGCGCTGGCCGGACACGACCGCCGCCGCCGTACCGAGATCGCCGACCTGCTCCAAACCACGGTCCGCGCAGGCGGCGTCCTTCCCGACATCGACGGCGTGCGCCAGCGGCTGCGCGGCGACGGCCCACTCGGACAGATGCCGACCGTGGCCGAGTACCTCACCCAGTGGCTCAGCGACCTCACCATCGACGCCAACACCATCCGTGGCTACGAGTCGATCGTGCGGGTACACCTCATCCCGCACCTCGGCCAGATCCCCCTGGACAAGCTGCGCACCGGTCACGTCCGCGCCATGTTCACCGCGATCGAGCGCCGCAACGAGGAAATCTCGGCCGCGAAGGCCAGCACCGATCCCCTCGTCCGCGCCACGGTCGCCGGCGTCCGCCCGACCGGACCCTCGACCCGTCAGCGCATCCGAGCCTGCCTACGCAAAGCGATCAACGACGCCCTCGCCGACGAACTCATCGTCGGCTCTAATCCCGCAGCCCTGGTCAAGACCCCCGCCAACCGGCCGCTGCCCATCGTGTGGGAAGACGAACGGGTACAGCGGTGGAAGGCCACCGGGAAGGTCCCCGGCCCCGTCATGGTGTGGACCGACACGCAGATCGTGCAGTTCCTCGACTACGCAGCCGAACATGCCTCCGACCTGTACCCGATGTGGCACTACATGGCCTACCGCGGGCCCCGCCGCGGCGAGGCGTGCGGGCTACGCGACAGCGAGGTTCGCCTCCACCGCCGCGAGACGACGATCAACAACCAGATCGCTACCCACGGCTACACCGCAGTGCAGAAGCCGCCCAAGAGCAGAGCCGGTAACCGCGACCTGGTACTCGACGCCGAGACTGTCAAAGTCCTCACGGCTTACAATGCTCGCCGCACCGCCTGGCAGCTTGCCGCCGGTAGCAGATGGCCCGACACCGGCCTGTTCTTCGTCCGCCCCGACGGACGGCCCTGGCACCCCAACGCTGTCACTCAACGATTCCGCAGACTCGTCCGTAAAGCCGGGCTCCCGCCGATCCGGCTGCACGACCTGCGCCACAGCGCCGCAACCGTGGCCCTCGACGCCGGGGTCGATATCAAGGTCCTTGCCGAACAACTCGGCCACTCCACCACCACTCTCACCCGCGACACCTACCAAAGCGTCACCAAGGAATTGCACCGCAGCGCCGCGGACGCGGTGGCTAACACGATCGACCGGCGTCGTCCGAAGACGGCGTGA
- a CDS encoding serine/threonine protein kinase gives MSESGLVLAAGEPPINFRAHELRAANLAGARDDFEQMIRELVAAWYRGARLIAANPGDWGIDVVVGDLAGQIVIWQAKYFMPVVTTSHQGQVRESFSSAMKAAAEHGHRVRKWILCVPASMDAPMDKWWSTWKKKAEKDFDVKIELWHEGELRQRLISPDAANVRRHYYDPYQAPAGPKPDRPEVVQVEPEKATALETALFVRQLREAGHQQVSSAKLEFFNAELLAREIVDKDVPAEVNALVEADATVHSIWETSFNEVAELHPAGPKLPGLHASVMRQIRSMGHSWPAELRSTPVHRCGMMHRIVEDGRAGWVPRWEDVVVEHRDEQPAQVPAPAQRDADTESAGVLT, from the coding sequence GTGTCGGAGAGTGGGCTGGTTCTGGCAGCCGGCGAGCCTCCGATCAACTTTCGCGCGCACGAACTCCGAGCCGCCAACCTCGCTGGGGCACGCGACGACTTTGAGCAGATGATTCGCGAGTTGGTGGCCGCGTGGTACCGAGGCGCGCGCCTGATCGCGGCCAACCCGGGCGACTGGGGTATCGACGTTGTGGTCGGTGATCTGGCGGGGCAGATCGTGATTTGGCAGGCAAAGTACTTCATGCCTGTGGTGACCACCTCCCACCAGGGACAGGTCCGCGAGTCCTTCTCGTCTGCCATGAAGGCCGCAGCTGAGCATGGTCATAGGGTGCGCAAGTGGATCTTGTGTGTTCCCGCGAGCATGGACGCCCCGATGGACAAGTGGTGGTCCACGTGGAAGAAAAAGGCGGAAAAAGACTTCGACGTCAAGATCGAGCTCTGGCACGAGGGTGAGTTGCGGCAGCGCCTGATCTCGCCGGACGCTGCTAACGTCCGGCGCCACTACTACGACCCGTACCAGGCCCCGGCAGGGCCGAAGCCGGACCGACCTGAGGTGGTCCAGGTCGAGCCGGAGAAGGCGACCGCCCTGGAAACCGCGCTGTTCGTCAGGCAGCTCCGGGAAGCCGGGCACCAGCAGGTCAGCTCGGCAAAACTGGAGTTCTTCAACGCCGAGCTGCTCGCGCGCGAGATCGTCGACAAGGATGTGCCGGCTGAGGTAAATGCGCTCGTTGAGGCAGATGCAACCGTGCATAGCATCTGGGAAACGTCTTTCAATGAGGTGGCTGAACTGCACCCCGCTGGCCCCAAACTGCCGGGTCTGCACGCGTCAGTGATGAGGCAGATTCGCAGCATGGGTCATTCCTGGCCGGCGGAGCTACGGTCGACGCCCGTGCACCGGTGCGGCATGATGCACCGGATTGTCGAGGACGGCCGTGCGGGCTGGGTCCCTCGCTGGGAAGACGTGGTTGTGGAGCATCGGGACGAGCAGCCAGCGCAGGTGCCTGCTCCGGCTCAGCGGGATGCCGACACCGAGTCCGCCGGAGTCCTCACATGA
- a CDS encoding DNA recombination protein RecN, which translates to MRSPANPASSPLGRRGIRIRRLRLVGPERHYQVDFVDSEAGHLNSLSVIAGAFSTGKSTVLEFIDYCLGAGDYPRHPEVIAKVLHAFVELELSGMPYVIERGLGDQSSHVFLRPGRLDDGAGPPVERRPIKPPGSPDSLSSLLLMHCGLEGVQLREAPTQANSGTDPLSFRDLMGLCFLPNERVASKSLLFETQHMKALKLRQVVDVVFDVHDDRAVDLGQRIKDLETRLARARVAYEAAQQIVGEQRLGGRMELEMARDRAAEELTIVAREQEAIDLRVAAAAGFAEAQRRRHQAAAEETRRAEAMLRDRETQLRRMVPLRAQYAADVAKLTMLTEAHQLFDPLQIKACPACLSTLGRTIEVEDGACGLCHTPVADATGTLTLGDVAPPALSEQNGAINGTAPGPSGGNGALPDVDSSLSPFDVSTELRATKARLAELTRFVNDLDADVRRLRPLVEAARTAEQRAAAEVDHATARAISPYLAERDALARRRQDATAAAQLAATGLQMVSSLERRANDVLRLDTSVKALREELATAGRDRTDRAAIIRTISDRFAAILADWRYPKLSGARLNDDLVPFVRDLRYTSASSGGRTLISLAWILAIFEVSWESGGSHPGFLFLDSPQKNLGQTGERDAEFADTVTIADFYKHLHTWLTGRGAGAQIIIVDNAPPAEVESDVVVRYSGRADQPPYGLIDDAIA; encoded by the coding sequence ATGAGATCACCCGCAAACCCCGCCTCGTCGCCGCTGGGCAGACGAGGCATCCGAATCCGCCGGCTACGGTTAGTCGGACCCGAACGCCACTACCAGGTCGACTTCGTCGATAGTGAGGCAGGCCACCTGAACTCCTTGTCCGTCATCGCTGGGGCCTTCAGCACGGGCAAGTCGACAGTCCTGGAGTTCATCGATTACTGCCTAGGCGCGGGCGATTACCCCCGGCATCCAGAAGTGATCGCGAAGGTCCTACACGCCTTTGTCGAGCTGGAACTGTCGGGTATGCCGTATGTCATCGAGCGCGGCCTCGGCGATCAGTCCAGCCACGTCTTCCTACGCCCCGGCAGGCTCGATGACGGCGCTGGCCCCCCTGTCGAACGACGGCCGATCAAACCGCCCGGCAGCCCGGACAGCCTCTCATCCCTCTTGCTGATGCACTGCGGGCTGGAAGGCGTCCAGCTCCGCGAGGCCCCCACCCAGGCGAACTCTGGCACAGACCCGCTTAGTTTCCGGGACCTGATGGGACTGTGCTTCCTACCCAACGAGCGCGTGGCCAGCAAGTCCCTACTGTTCGAGACCCAGCACATGAAGGCGCTCAAACTGCGCCAGGTCGTCGACGTGGTGTTCGACGTCCATGACGACCGCGCGGTAGACCTCGGACAGCGCATTAAAGACCTGGAGACACGGCTGGCCCGGGCCCGGGTTGCATACGAAGCGGCACAGCAGATCGTCGGGGAACAACGACTCGGCGGGCGCATGGAGCTGGAAATGGCTCGTGACCGAGCGGCCGAGGAGTTGACTATCGTTGCCCGGGAACAGGAAGCGATCGACCTGCGTGTAGCCGCCGCCGCTGGATTCGCCGAGGCGCAGCGGCGGCGGCATCAAGCAGCTGCGGAGGAAACACGTCGCGCTGAGGCGATGCTTCGCGACCGCGAGACACAACTCCGCCGGATGGTTCCGCTGCGGGCACAGTACGCCGCCGACGTGGCCAAGTTGACCATGCTCACTGAGGCTCATCAGCTCTTCGACCCGCTCCAGATCAAGGCCTGCCCAGCGTGTTTGTCCACCCTCGGGCGAACCATCGAGGTCGAAGATGGGGCGTGCGGGTTGTGCCATACCCCGGTCGCCGATGCGACCGGCACGCTGACTCTCGGCGACGTAGCGCCCCCAGCCCTGTCGGAGCAGAACGGCGCCATCAACGGCACAGCTCCCGGTCCGAGCGGAGGAAATGGTGCCTTGCCGGACGTCGACAGCTCCCTCAGCCCGTTCGACGTCAGCACCGAGCTGCGCGCGACCAAAGCACGTCTGGCCGAGCTGACCAGATTCGTGAATGACCTGGACGCCGATGTGAGGCGGCTCAGGCCGCTCGTGGAAGCCGCTCGCACCGCTGAACAGCGAGCAGCAGCCGAAGTTGATCATGCCACCGCTCGGGCTATCAGCCCGTACCTCGCCGAACGAGACGCTCTTGCCCGGCGGCGCCAGGACGCCACCGCTGCGGCTCAACTCGCCGCAACGGGGTTGCAGATGGTCAGCAGCCTCGAAAGACGAGCAAACGACGTGCTCCGCCTGGATACCTCGGTCAAGGCCCTTCGTGAGGAACTCGCTACTGCTGGGCGAGATCGGACGGACCGAGCCGCGATCATCCGGACCATCAGCGACCGGTTCGCCGCGATCCTGGCTGATTGGCGGTATCCGAAACTGAGTGGTGCCCGTCTGAACGACGACTTGGTCCCCTTCGTGCGCGACCTCCGATACACCTCGGCATCCTCCGGCGGCCGGACCCTGATCTCTCTCGCGTGGATCCTCGCGATCTTCGAGGTCTCCTGGGAGTCGGGTGGCTCCCACCCCGGTTTTCTCTTCCTGGACAGCCCTCAGAAAAACCTCGGCCAAACCGGCGAACGCGATGCCGAGTTCGCCGACACCGTCACGATCGCGGACTTCTACAAGCACCTGCACACCTGGCTCACCGGTCGAGGGGCCGGTGCCCAGATCATCATCGTCGACAACGCGCCGCCCGCCGAGGTCGAGAGCGATGTTGTAGTGCGTTACTCCGGACGGGCGGACCAACCGCCCTACGGCCTCATCGACGACGCGATCGCCTGA
- a CDS encoding NUDIX hydrolase, giving the protein MIRHFTSSAVVFNDEGHVLLVHHNKIDLWLYPGGHIDPNEDPAEAALREVHEETGIIADILGPQPFRHPAVRSIPSPFAIIEMDIEDRKVGLHRHIDLVYVCQATSGDLTAQVEEVGGARWVPVEDIADLRTPAELSALITEAARLIPQPA; this is encoded by the coding sequence ATGATCCGCCACTTCACCAGCTCAGCCGTCGTCTTCAACGACGAGGGCCACGTCCTTCTTGTGCACCACAACAAGATCGACCTCTGGCTGTACCCCGGCGGACACATCGACCCCAACGAAGACCCCGCCGAAGCTGCACTCCGCGAAGTCCACGAAGAGACCGGAATCATTGCGGACATCCTCGGTCCGCAGCCGTTCCGGCACCCCGCCGTACGAAGCATCCCGAGCCCGTTCGCCATCATCGAGATGGACATCGAAGACCGCAAGGTCGGACTACACCGACACATCGACCTCGTCTACGTCTGCCAAGCGACCAGCGGTGACCTGACAGCTCAAGTCGAAGAGGTCGGCGGCGCAAGGTGGGTGCCCGTCGAGGACATAGCGGATCTCCGCACGCCTGCCGAACTCTCCGCTCTTATCACCGAAGCCGCGAGATTGATTCCTCAACCGGCCTGA
- a CDS encoding DegT/DnrJ/EryC1/StrS family aminotransferase gives MTSSNHDVLNPVNDRYTPAPCGELDEIRATLDDGRLSGGAPVLAIYEHALAKRFGARRAIAVNSGTSALHAALIALDVRPGTEVLVPATAPLPTAMPVLTCGATPVPVDTLPESLALDPADIQRKLTGRTRAAITLPLWGYPNDERASVDLLAQAGVLVTEDACQAHGTRVGNQFAGTHGAVGCFSTHDRKLLSTGEGGFILTDDEELGERIDWYTHLGHLRGTTHGVNYKLAGPLAAIGLRRLKLLDRQLDRRRRNAQRILTALPPGGLLRELPYGVQDKPNYYNLVLTIKDRIPQVAAAFEAAGLPPDSIRWRYRPLYHQPIFQPYANQCSNAERLATATVQLPVHPGMTDATVAWMADRVAQIAQGDIRA, from the coding sequence ATGACAAGTAGCAACCACGACGTCCTCAACCCCGTCAACGACCGGTACACCCCAGCACCCTGCGGCGAACTCGACGAAATCCGCGCCACCCTCGACGACGGCCGCCTTTCCGGCGGCGCCCCCGTCCTCGCCATCTACGAACACGCGCTCGCCAAGCGCTTCGGCGCCCGCCGCGCCATCGCCGTCAACTCGGGAACCTCCGCGCTGCACGCCGCGCTCATCGCCCTCGACGTCCGACCCGGCACGGAGGTCTTGGTCCCGGCTACCGCGCCCCTGCCGACAGCCATGCCGGTGCTCACCTGCGGAGCCACGCCCGTCCCCGTCGACACCCTGCCCGAATCCCTCGCCCTCGACCCCGCCGATATCCAGCGCAAGCTCACCGGACGCACCCGCGCCGCCATCACGCTGCCGCTCTGGGGCTACCCCAACGACGAGCGAGCCAGCGTAGACCTCCTCGCCCAAGCGGGAGTGCTGGTCACCGAGGACGCATGCCAAGCCCACGGCACCCGAGTCGGCAACCAGTTCGCCGGCACCCACGGGGCAGTCGGGTGCTTCTCCACCCACGACCGCAAGCTCCTATCCACCGGCGAGGGCGGCTTCATCCTCACCGACGACGAGGAACTCGGCGAGCGCATCGACTGGTACACCCACCTCGGCCACCTGCGCGGCACCACCCACGGCGTCAACTACAAGCTCGCCGGCCCCCTGGCCGCCATCGGCCTGCGCCGGCTCAAGCTGCTCGACCGCCAGCTCGACCGACGCCGCCGCAACGCCCAACGCATCCTCACCGCGCTGCCGCCCGGCGGCCTACTGCGGGAACTGCCGTACGGCGTCCAGGACAAGCCGAACTACTACAACCTCGTCCTCACCATCAAGGACCGCATCCCCCAGGTCGCCGCCGCGTTCGAGGCCGCCGGGCTCCCACCCGACTCGATCCGGTGGCGTTACCGGCCGCTGTACCACCAGCCCATCTTCCAGCCCTACGCCAACCAGTGCTCCAACGCCGAACGCCTCGCCACGGCCACCGTGCAGCTGCCAGTTCACCCAGGAATGACCGACGCGACCGTAGCGTGGATGGCCGACCGCGTAGCCCAGATCGCCCAGGGAGACATCAGAGCATGA
- a CDS encoding zinc-dependent alcohol dehydrogenase: protein MITGPGRVEIVREHLPALGPDDVYAESVVSGISHGTEMAWVAGDAASLHRSWDPQRRIFLDGAGRDFPVAPGYETIARVTAIGEAAVSKVNIGDLVTLDRPHGTAHIVPADAAIASRLPAGVDPERAVFFILARVALGGVHDAEIRLGDTVVVVGLGTVGLLAGQLARLAGAAKVIGVDRYPLRLDTADSLGVTPVCAATEDDIAVQVRKLCGPHGADLAIEASGSYRGLHEAIRCVRVGGRVATVASYNGHQTGLRLGEEYHRNRITLVSSMTVNGCPQRAHPAWDLPRLSATARELVITGRVHVDSLVTHRFPFSEAAKAYHLIAQRPEETIKVVLTYDK, encoded by the coding sequence ATGATCACCGGGCCAGGGCGGGTAGAGATCGTCCGCGAGCACCTGCCCGCACTCGGCCCCGACGACGTCTACGCCGAATCGGTCGTCTCCGGCATCAGCCACGGCACCGAGATGGCCTGGGTGGCAGGCGACGCCGCCTCGCTACACCGGTCGTGGGACCCGCAGCGACGCATCTTCCTCGACGGCGCCGGCCGGGACTTCCCAGTAGCGCCGGGCTACGAGACCATCGCCCGGGTCACCGCCATCGGCGAGGCCGCTGTCAGCAAAGTCAACATCGGCGACCTCGTCACCCTCGACCGCCCGCACGGCACCGCGCACATCGTTCCCGCAGACGCCGCCATCGCCAGCCGGCTGCCGGCCGGTGTCGACCCCGAACGCGCCGTCTTCTTCATCCTGGCGCGCGTCGCTCTCGGCGGCGTCCACGACGCCGAGATACGCCTCGGCGACACCGTCGTCGTGGTCGGGCTCGGCACCGTCGGCCTTCTCGCCGGCCAACTCGCGCGGCTCGCGGGAGCCGCCAAGGTCATCGGAGTGGACCGCTACCCGCTGCGCCTGGACACCGCCGATTCCCTCGGCGTCACGCCCGTGTGCGCCGCCACCGAGGATGACATCGCGGTACAGGTCCGCAAGCTCTGCGGCCCGCACGGCGCGGACCTCGCCATCGAAGCCTCCGGCTCCTACCGTGGCCTGCACGAGGCGATCCGCTGCGTTCGGGTCGGCGGCCGGGTCGCGACCGTCGCCTCCTACAACGGCCACCAGACCGGCCTACGGCTCGGCGAGGAGTACCACCGCAACCGCATCACCCTGGTCTCCTCCATGACCGTCAACGGCTGCCCACAACGCGCCCACCCCGCATGGGACCTGCCCCGACTCAGCGCCACCGCCCGAGAGCTGGTCATCACTGGGCGGGTGCATGTCGACAGCCTGGTGACCCACCGCTTCCCCTTCAGCGAGGCGGCCAAGGCGTACCACCTGATCGCCCAGCGCCCCGAGGAGACCATCAAGGTGGTGCTGACCTATGACAAGTAG
- a CDS encoding deoxynucleoside kinase, producing MFIGLAGPTGAGKTTLAHRLAKHLGAHLMRDPFVDNPSLPKLYAAGKTRPVALALQVELTFLALRVAQLREIHDLLSHGTPVVADWSMAQQVIFAHTTLPPEDASRVRETCATWSDTAARPDLLIALTAPAPVLARRIAHRGRPMESALSTDYLEDLTRAFDTPLHDYASRIIRLDTSEFDAFNDEDVSALLAHLPALERP from the coding sequence ATGTTCATCGGACTCGCCGGGCCGACAGGCGCTGGCAAGACAACCCTCGCACACCGACTCGCCAAGCATCTCGGAGCGCATCTGATGCGCGACCCGTTCGTCGACAACCCCTCTCTCCCGAAGCTCTACGCCGCGGGGAAGACCCGCCCCGTGGCCCTGGCTCTCCAGGTCGAGTTGACCTTCCTGGCGCTCCGCGTCGCGCAACTTCGCGAGATTCACGACCTGCTCAGCCATGGCACACCCGTTGTGGCGGACTGGTCCATGGCGCAGCAGGTCATCTTCGCCCACACCACCCTGCCGCCCGAGGACGCCAGTCGAGTGAGGGAGACCTGCGCCACCTGGAGCGACACCGCCGCACGACCCGACCTTCTCATCGCCCTGACCGCACCGGCACCGGTCCTAGCCCGCCGGATCGCGCATCGCGGCAGGCCCATGGAATCCGCGCTGTCCACCGACTATCTCGAAGACCTCACCCGAGCCTTCGACACACCGCTTCATGACTACGCCAGCCGAATCATCCGGCTCGACACCAGCGAATTCGACGCCTTCAACGACGAAGACGTCAGCGCGCTCCTTGCCCACCTACCAGCCCTGGAGAGGCCATGA
- a CDS encoding SAM-dependent methyltransferase, producing MSWAPAELDLSRPNAARMYDYFLGGSHNFAADRQAADAVLAVAPHVADAARANRAFLRRAVRYALQQGIRQFIDLGSGIPTVGNVHDIAHCVNADARVLYVDVEPVAVAHARALLGVAPQVDVIQADICFPDFILDNPATQRLIDLARPVAVLFVSVLHFIPGDVNAIVEPFRAAASPGSALVISHATSGATTNQTEEVQRLYQRTPTPLQLRPRADVQALFGDFAMVTPQPGAASPSDGAALVPVSHWRPDPEDHVPADGSSASPFLTSFLAGVGMKGPAVMTEQPRPEPTGRCALRPAGRH from the coding sequence ATGAGCTGGGCACCCGCCGAGCTTGATCTGAGCCGCCCGAACGCCGCGCGAATGTACGACTACTTCCTCGGCGGCAGCCACAACTTCGCCGCCGACCGTCAAGCAGCCGACGCCGTCCTCGCCGTCGCACCCCACGTCGCGGACGCTGCCCGCGCCAACCGAGCGTTTCTGCGCCGCGCCGTCCGATACGCGCTGCAGCAGGGCATACGGCAGTTCATCGATCTTGGCTCAGGCATACCGACCGTCGGCAACGTCCACGACATCGCCCACTGCGTCAACGCCGACGCGCGGGTGCTCTACGTCGACGTCGAGCCGGTAGCCGTGGCACACGCCAGGGCACTGCTGGGCGTCGCCCCGCAGGTCGACGTCATCCAGGCCGACATCTGCTTCCCCGACTTCATCCTCGACAACCCCGCCACCCAACGGCTGATCGACCTCGCCCGCCCGGTGGCCGTCCTGTTCGTCTCGGTCCTGCACTTCATTCCCGGCGACGTCAACGCCATCGTGGAGCCCTTCCGCGCCGCTGCCAGTCCCGGAAGCGCCCTCGTCATCTCCCACGCCACCTCCGGCGCGACCACCAACCAGACCGAGGAGGTGCAGCGGCTGTACCAGCGCACCCCCACCCCACTTCAACTCCGACCCCGCGCCGACGTCCAAGCACTGTTCGGTGACTTCGCCATGGTCACGCCCCAACCCGGCGCAGCGTCACCCTCGGACGGCGCCGCGCTCGTTCCGGTGTCTCACTGGCGGCCCGACCCCGAGGACCACGTCCCGGCGGACGGGTCATCGGCGAGCCCTTTCCTCACGAGCTTCCTCGCCGGGGTGGGCATGAAAGGACCCGCTGTCATGACGGAACAGCCAAGGCCAGAACCGACCGGACGATGTGCGCTCCGGCCAGCGGGCAGGCACTGA